In Sphingomonas panacisoli, one genomic interval encodes:
- the ribH gene encoding 6,7-dimethyl-8-ribityllumazine synthase, which yields MAHVLIVEARFYDHLNDMLLAGARAAIEAAGHSHETVTVPGALEAPGAIALAMETDRYDAYVALGVVIRGETYHFEIVSNESARGIMALTMDGIAIGNGILTTENEAQAIYRADPAQADKGGGAAKAALAMLDLKQRFG from the coding sequence ATGGCCCACGTCCTGATCGTCGAAGCGCGGTTCTACGACCATCTCAACGACATGCTGCTCGCCGGCGCCCGCGCCGCGATCGAGGCGGCGGGGCACAGCCACGAGACCGTCACCGTCCCCGGTGCGCTCGAAGCTCCCGGCGCGATCGCCCTGGCGATGGAGACCGACCGCTACGACGCCTATGTCGCGCTCGGCGTCGTGATCCGCGGCGAGACCTATCATTTCGAGATCGTGTCGAACGAAAGCGCGCGCGGAATCATGGCGCTGACCATGGACGGCATCGCGATCGGCAACGGGATCCTGACCACCGAGAACGAAGCGCAGGCGATCTATCGCGCCGACCCCGCGCAGGCGGACAAGGGCGGCGGCGCGGCCAAGGCGGCGCTGGCGATGCTCGACCTGAAGCAGCGCTTCGGCTGA
- a CDS encoding TMEM175 family protein codes for MSDATTDQSMHHGAPAHALERLVFFSDAVFAISITLLGVELHAPILKFGAPDVDFVQALANLTPNFIGFFVSFFVIGAFWGGHHRSFDCAQHWSPRLGLPNLCLLSSVAAMPFFTAFMSENVGNRVPTMVYCIWLTIVAIFNLWNNSIAVSPGIVKDGIDPERIATIKVRGWSVILGAATSIVIAYFQPWVAQVGLFSIVFWRLLLQRLRRPAAAS; via the coding sequence ATGAGTGACGCGACGACCGATCAGTCTATGCACCACGGCGCGCCGGCGCATGCGCTGGAACGGCTGGTATTCTTTTCCGACGCGGTGTTCGCGATCTCCATCACGCTGCTCGGGGTCGAACTCCATGCGCCGATCCTGAAGTTCGGGGCGCCCGACGTGGACTTCGTTCAGGCGCTCGCCAATCTGACGCCCAATTTCATCGGCTTCTTCGTGTCGTTCTTCGTGATCGGGGCGTTCTGGGGCGGGCACCATCGATCGTTCGATTGCGCGCAGCATTGGTCGCCGCGGCTCGGCCTGCCCAATCTGTGCTTGCTGAGTTCGGTCGCGGCGATGCCGTTCTTCACCGCGTTCATGAGCGAGAATGTCGGCAATCGCGTGCCGACGATGGTCTATTGCATCTGGCTGACGATCGTCGCGATCTTCAACCTGTGGAACAACAGCATCGCCGTGTCGCCGGGCATCGTGAAGGACGGCATCGACCCCGAGCGGATCGCGACGATCAAGGTCCGCGGCTGGTCGGTCATCCTAGGCGCGGCGACGTCGATCGTCATCGCCTATTTCCAGCCCTGGGTGGCGCAGGTCGGGCTGTTTTCGATCGTCTTCTGGCGGCTGTTGCTGCAGCGTTTGCGGCGGCCCGCCGCGGCTAGCTAG